Genomic segment of Streptomyces zhihengii:
GCCGTGAGGTGCGTCCCTCCAACCTCCTCCAGTGGCGGATGCTCCAGGACGCCCACGCGCTCGGCGCCGACGTGTACGACATGCGCGGGGTACCCTCCACCCTCGACCCCGCTGAGAGGGGACACGGACTGCTGCGCTGGAAGCTCGGCACCGGGGGAGAGGTCGTCGAGACCTTGGGGGAATGGGAGAAGCCGTTGGACGGCACCGCCAACCACGCGCTGTACCGGGCGTTCCAGGCGTACCTGGCCCGCCGGTGAGCGGCGACCGCGCCGTGGCGGACGCGGCGGCCGTGCCCCCGGGGGCCGTGCCCGCACCGGGCGGCGCCCCCGCCGGGGCCCCGCACGAAGCCGTTGCGGGGGGCGCCCACGTGCCGGGACCGGCGACCCCGCACGGACCCGGGACGCCGGAGGCGCCGGCGGACGGCTCCGCGAAGGCCGCGCGCGGCCGGGCACCCTCGGTGCTCCGCAGCGGGCTGGTGATGGCCGCCGGGTCGGTCGTGTCCCGGGCCACCGGCTTCGCCCGCTCCGCCGTCGTCGCCTCCGCGCTCGGCGTCGGCCTGGTCGCCGACGGGTACGCCGTCGGCAACGCGCTGCCGACCATCGTCTACATGCTGCTGATCGGCGGCGCGCTCAACGCCGTCTTCGTGCCCGAGCTCGTCCGGGCCGGCAAGGAGCACGCGGACGGCGGCGCCGCCTACACCGACCGGCTGCTCACCGTGTGCGTCCTCGCCCTCCTCGCGCTGACCGGCGCCGCGGTGTGGGCCGCGCCCGCGATCATCGGCGTCTACACCGCCTACGACGGCGGCCAGGCCGAGATGACGATCGCCTTCGCCCGCTACTGCCTGCCGCAGATCTTCTTCCTCGGCGTCTTCACCCTGCTCGGACAGGTGCTCAACGCACGCGGCCGCTTCGGCGCCATGATGTGGACGCCCGTCCTCAACAACGTCGTCGTGATCGCGGTCTTCGGCCTCTACCTCGCCACCGGCGACGGCGGGACGCTCACCCCCGCCGAGACGACCCTGCTCGGCTGGGGCACCACCGCCGGCATCGCCGCCCAGGCACTCGCCCTGCTGCCCTCCCTGCGCGCCGCCTGCTTCCGCTTCCGGCCCCGCTTCGACTGGCGCGGCAGCGGCCTGACCCGGCCGCTGCGCAACGCGGGCTGGCTGGTGCTGCTGGTGCTCACCAACCAGGCCGCCTACTGGGTCACCACCCGGCTGGCCACCGACGCCGGCGCGGCCGCCCAGGCGGCGGGGATCGAGGGCGCCGGATTCAGCGCGTACACCAACGCCTACGTGCTGTGGGCCGTCCCGCACGGCATCGTCACCGTCTCCCTGGTGACCGCCCTGATGCCCCGGATGAGCTCCTCCGCCGCCGACGGCGACACCGGCGCGGTGCGCCGGGACGTGTCGTACGCGCTGCGCACCACCGCCGCGGCCGTCGTGCCCGCCGCCTGCCTGCTGCTCGCCCTGGCACAGCCCGTGATGGCGCTGGTCTTCCAGTACGGGGAGACCGACGCGCGGGACATCGCCGTCATGGCGGGCACCCTGATGGCCTTCGCGCCCGGA
This window contains:
- the murJ gene encoding murein biosynthesis integral membrane protein MurJ gives rise to the protein MGEAVGRHRQPRAVPGVPGVPGPPVSGDRAVADAAAVPPGAVPAPGGAPAGAPHEAVAGGAHVPGPATPHGPGTPEAPADGSAKAARGRAPSVLRSGLVMAAGSVVSRATGFARSAVVASALGVGLVADGYAVGNALPTIVYMLLIGGALNAVFVPELVRAGKEHADGGAAYTDRLLTVCVLALLALTGAAVWAAPAIIGVYTAYDGGQAEMTIAFARYCLPQIFFLGVFTLLGQVLNARGRFGAMMWTPVLNNVVVIAVFGLYLATGDGGTLTPAETTLLGWGTTAGIAAQALALLPSLRAACFRFRPRFDWRGSGLTRPLRNAGWLVLLVLTNQAAYWVTTRLATDAGAAAQAAGIEGAGFSAYTNAYVLWAVPHGIVTVSLVTALMPRMSSSAADGDTGAVRRDVSYALRTTAAAVVPAACLLLALAQPVMALVFQYGETDARDIAVMAGTLMAFAPGLIAFSGQYVLSRTFYALSDTRTPFLLNLVIAALNAGLSLAAFAALPARWAVTGIAGAYSVALWAGWAVTALVLRRRLARGTAAPGPAGHPDLSPLHSPGPAAGDRAPSGAFGAQLRLLLAAVPATLLGYAAARWAEPGGALAAAGAGAAVVVAVFALLARPLRLRELDTLLTGAATRLRRALPVRR